A stretch of Hemitrygon akajei unplaced genomic scaffold, sHemAka1.3 Scf000049, whole genome shotgun sequence DNA encodes these proteins:
- the LOC140721001 gene encoding uncharacterized protein has product MAHQRVHTGERPFTCSDCGKGFTRSSQLKVHQRVHTGERPFTCSYCGKGFTQSSHLKVHQRVHTGERPFTCSDCGKGFTCSSQLKVHQRVHTGERPFTCSVCGMGFTSSSKLKIHQRVHTGERPFTCSDCGRGFTCSSDLMAHQRVHTGERPFTCSDCEKGFPCSSQLKVHQRVHTGERPFTCSDCGKGFARSSQLKVHQRVHTGERPFTCSDCGKGFTRSSQLKIHQRAHTGERPFTCLDCGRGFISSSNLKVHQRVHTGESPFKSSPIRPKRHGFPQEKSSQTDLSEFFGEIRKVVGGVCLDFQIVLNKVLQLKLLNKTTAHDNRQQVVFSFTRTADKQTTISQRQ; this is encoded by the exons atggctcaccagcgagttcacactggggagaggccgttcacctgctcggactgtgggaagggattcactcggtcatcccaactgaaggtacatcagcgagttcacactggggagaggccattcacctgctcgtactgtgggaagggattcactcagtcatcccatctgaaggtacaccagcgagttcacactggggagaggccgttcacctgctcagactgtgggaagggattcacttgctcatcccaactgaaggtacatcagcgagttcacactggtgagcggccgttcacctgctcagtctgtgggatgggattcacaagctcatctaaactgaaaatacatcagcgagttcatactggagagaggccgttcacctgctcagactgtgggaggggattcacttgctcatctgacctaatggcacaccagcgagttcacactggggagaggccattcacatgctcgGACTGCGAGAAGGGATtcccttgctcatcccaactgaaggtacatcagcgagttcacactggggagaggccgttcacctgctcagactgtgggaagggattcgctcggtcatctcaactgaaggtacaccagcgagttcacactggggagaggccgttcacctgctcagactgtgggaagggattcactcggtcatctcaactgaagatacatcagcgagctcacactggggagaggccattcacctgcttagactgtgggaggggattcatttcctcatctaacctgaaggtacatcagcgagttcacactggagagag tccttttaaatcctcccctatACGACCAAAACGGCATGGTTTTCCTCAGGAGAAATCTTCCCAGACAGATCTCTCGGAATTCTTTGGTGAAATAAGAAAGGTGGTGGGTGGtgtttgtttggattttcagattgTTTTGAACAAGGTGCTGCagctgaagctgcttaacaagaccaCAGCTCATG